One window of the Hippoglossus hippoglossus isolate fHipHip1 chromosome 9, fHipHip1.pri, whole genome shotgun sequence genome contains the following:
- the bmpr1ba gene encoding bone morphogenetic protein receptor type-1B, whose translation MPVQGERLERCLSLCLWSRSPLLLLGLFSLHAQAHGNILDSMLLRGSSKEAVESGKEMSGSTAPALSPPLLWCHCYHHCPEDSTNNTCRTDGFCFTMVEEEGGVPVQTAGCLGLVGSEFQCRDTWNLRQRRSLECCTDQDYCNRDLHPTLPPLKPPLYVDGKIHHMALLISVTVCSIILGVIIVFCYFRYKRQESRPRYSIGLEQDETYIPPGESLKDLIEQSQSSGSGSGLPLLVQRTIAKQIQMVKQIGKGRYGEVWMGRWRGEKVAVKVFFTTEEASWFRETEIYQTVLMRHENILGFIAADIKGTGSWTQLYLITDYHENGSLYDYLKSTTLDNKAMLRLAYSSVSGLCHLHTEIFGTKGKPAIAHRDLKSKNILVKRNGTCCIADLGLAVKFISDTNEVDIPPNTRVGTKRYMPPEVLDETLNRSHFQSYIMADMYSFGLILWEIARRCISGGILEEYQLPYHESVPTDPSYEDMREVVCIKRLRPSFPNRWTSDECLRQMGKLMTESWAHNPASRLTALRVKKTLAKMSESQDIKL comes from the exons GCAACATATTGGACAGTATGCTGCTAAGAGGCTCCAGTAAGGAGGCGGTGGAGAGTGGGAAGGAGATGAGTGGCAGCACAGCGCCTGCTCTGTCCCCCCCACTACTGTGGTGTCACTGCTACCACCACTGCCCGGAAGACTCCACCAACAACACGTGCAG GACCGATGGCTTCTGTTTTAccatggtggaggaggagggaggggtaCCGGTCCAGACTGCAGGCTGCCTGGGGCTCGTCGGGTCCGAGTTTCAGTGTCGG GACACATGGAACTTGCGTCAGAGGAGATCGCTGGAGTGCTGCACGGACCAAGATTACTGCAACAGAGACCTGCATCCTACTCTGCCACCGCTCAAGCCACCTC TCTATGTTGACGGAAAGATCCACCACATGGCCTTGTTGATCTCAGTCACTGTTTGCAGCATCATACTGGGCGTCATTATTGTCTTCTGCTACTTCAG GTATAAGCGTCAGGAGTCTCGTCCACGCTACAGCATCGGCCTGGAGCAGGATGAGACCTACATTCCCCCCGGAGAGTCTCTGAAGGACCTGATAGAGCAGTCTCAAAGCTCTGGCTCGGGCTCAGGCCTCCCTCTATTG gtccAGAGAACAATAGCCAAGCAGATTCAGATGGTGAAGCAGATCGGCAAGGGGAGGTATGGAGAGGTGTGGATGGGCCGGTGGAGGGGGGAGAAGGTGGCTGTCAAAGTCTTCTTCACCACTGAAGAGGCCAGTTGGTTCAGAGAGACTGAAATCTACCAGACCGTCTTAATGAGACACGAGAACATACTGG GTTTTATAGCCGCAGACATTAAAGGCACCGGCTCCTGGACCCAGCTCTACCTGATCACAGACTACCACGAAAACGGCTCTTTGTACGACTACCTCAAATCCACCACCCTGGACAACAAAGCCATGCTGCGGCTGGCCTACTCGTCTGTATCGGGACTGTGTCACCTCCACACGGAGATCTTCGGCACCAAGGGAAAACCCGCCATCGCTCACAGGGATCTGAAGAGTAAGAACATACTGGTGAAAAGAAACGGGACCTGCTGTATAGCTGATCTGGGACTGGCGGTCAAGTTCATCAG TGACACCAACGAGGTAGACATCCCTCCCAACACCAGAGTCGGCACAAAGCGCTACATGCCTCCAGAGGTTCTGGACGAGACTTTGAACAGAAGTCATTTTCAGTCGTACATCATGGCCGACATGTACAGCTTTGGGCTCATTCTCTGGGAGATCGCTCGGCGTTGCATCTCAGGAG GGATCCTTGAGGAGTACCAGTTGCCGTATCATGAGTCAGTTCCTACCGACCCTTCATATGAAGACATGAGGGAGGTGGTCTGCATCAAGAGACTACGACCATCCTTTCCTAATCGATGGACCAGCGATGAG TGTTTGAGACAGATGGGGAAGCTGATGACAGAAAGCTGGGCCCACAACCCGGCCTCCCGCCTCACAGCGCTGCGAGTCAAAAAGACACTTGCCAAGATGTCAGAGTCACAGGATATCAAGCTGTGA